The DNA region TATAACTTATGTGTGGTATCCTATTTTTAGTAGGTGTTACATGAAGATCATGACATCCCAATCACATAGCTCCCCAGGATCTTGTAGTCATGTTGATTATGAAAGGTTATGCAAATGTGGTCTGTTAGCTTCGTTTATGACATCCTGGACAGATTTTAACTATGGACGTCGTTTCTATAATTGTCCTGCAATGGTAATCATCATTTCTGGTTGCTAACACGAATTCTTGATTCAAGTTGTTTGAAtcacatattttttcttttctttcttcatttttaCAGAAGTGTGACTATTTTGTCTGGGTTGATCCTCCTCGACGCATCCAACAACGAACTAGTAGACAACCAAGGAATCAAGCAAGTACATGTTTTGTTAATACAgtagctgaagaagaagagaatagtGGCCATGAGAATGAAGATGCCAAAATTAAAAAACTGGTGGATGGAATGAAGTCCAGGGACCAAATGTTGTTGATTGTAGTTTTTGGAATTCTTGTGGTGGTCCTAATTACGTTATTGCTTGTTATTTTGAAGTTGTAATTGTTGTGTTTATTGTCTTCGAATTCTTGTATTAGACTAAGTGTGGATTATGCTAAATTTTAGCATTTTGGTGCTTAAGTACATTTTGGTGGTTATAAGTTAAGTACATTGCTAAAGTAATATGTTTATCATTGTTAGCCCTAGATGTAAATGAAACTTCATGGAAAGGTTATT from Lotus japonicus ecotype B-129 chromosome 2, LjGifu_v1.2 includes:
- the LOC130735516 gene encoding uncharacterized protein LOC130735516; its protein translation is MKIMTSQSHSSPGSCSHVDYERLCKCGLLASFMTSWTDFNYGRRFYNCPAMKCDYFVWVDPPRRIQQRTSRQPRNQASTCFVNTVAEEEENSGHENEDAKIKKLVDGMKSRDQMLLIVVFGILVVVLITLLLVILKL